One genomic window of Ruminococcus gauvreauii includes the following:
- a CDS encoding response regulator translates to MLNTMTAWETLSTLCSAWFERRSVDEVCAFLDDEFCFVGTGEDEFAHSPREMREYLKRDVQEITEPFGVELTLFQEQEIGTDMRNLSVGMLLRSTQYHWRVRGFFTLVRQRGTWRVRTLWFAEPGNSQRGEEHYPGTLVVESIAKQWQDLLSASVPGGMMGGYNEEGFPFYFINNRMLEYLGYTCEEEFIADIGGMISNCIHPDDRVMVDREVTRQMADGSEYGVEYRMKKQDGSYIWVHDLGRAVTAENGRQAIISVCIDITAQKKAQDEVMHLCNNVPGAVFRVRCDDNFSVADANDGLYELLGYTREEFVELGNGMAAVVYPGDLGAVRKKLMADNGRGNTIRDEHRLVCKDGNVKWISLKAQLMPGDDGILYFHGVFVDITDEKLAQRQIRELYEKELAYFAQAASTEGSIQGRVNVTQDRVESYQSTDAAAIARTGHTYEQAIRKLADSAADSEYGGYLRTVLGRERVLSDFAAGKTDHRFEFLRKRKDGGMFWSKTNFRFHKNPENKDVIAFFYTIDMTEQKMQEQLLSKVTELDYEIISDIDIRNDAYQVVSFCPGVENMMPKKGRFQAEARTIAATIMDESEGSEYLKKLDFVYMQKELAEHGSYSFMAKTCDGYGNYRVKRFQVFYISRELGRVCIARTDVTDIISQEQQQKEALASALTAARQANAAKTDFLSRMSHEIRTPMNAIIGMSAIAAKAIGNDEQVSECISKIGISSRFLLSLINDILDMSRIESGKMLLKNERIPIEDFLSSLSTICYSQAAAKDVDYECITDPTMDDYYMGDAMKLQQVLINILSNAIKFTGEGGKVTFSVGVHRKIKNGAELRFIINDTGIGIDEEFLQYMFEPFAQESMGTTALYGGTGLGLAISKSIVDLMGGKIIVRSIKGIGSEFTVDVPVGITDEEMVRRSRKKTNPNFSALRTLVVDDDVAVCESAVLTLREMGVTAEWVDSGQKAIEQVRKLHEAGKYYDMILIDWKMPDMDGIETARRIRADAGPEVTIIIMTAYDWSNIEHEARMAGVNLLMSKPMFKSSLISAFSRALGEKEETGAEDNSALFDFTGRRVLLVEDNAINTEVAMVLLESKGFAVDTAENGLRAIEMFSKSEAGSYDAVLMDIRMPQMDGLTAANNIRHMTNADAGTIPIIAMTANAFDEDVEKSKAAGMNAHLAKPIEPERLFQVLHDFIAGRENE, encoded by the coding sequence ATGTTGAATACGATGACTGCCTGGGAGACCCTGAGCACACTGTGCAGTGCCTGGTTTGAGCGGCGAAGCGTCGACGAGGTGTGTGCTTTTTTGGACGATGAGTTCTGCTTTGTCGGCACGGGAGAGGATGAGTTTGCCCACAGCCCACGGGAGATGCGGGAATACCTGAAGCGGGATGTTCAGGAAATCACGGAGCCTTTCGGGGTTGAGCTCACACTCTTTCAGGAGCAGGAGATCGGCACAGATATGCGCAACCTGTCCGTGGGGATGCTCTTAAGAAGCACACAGTACCATTGGCGTGTGCGCGGCTTTTTTACTCTTGTTCGTCAGCGCGGCACTTGGCGTGTGCGGACATTATGGTTTGCAGAGCCCGGAAACAGCCAACGGGGTGAGGAACATTACCCCGGGACACTGGTGGTAGAGTCCATCGCAAAGCAATGGCAGGATCTGCTTAGTGCTTCCGTGCCCGGCGGCATGATGGGTGGATATAATGAAGAAGGTTTCCCTTTTTATTTTATCAACAATCGGATGCTGGAGTACCTTGGCTATACCTGCGAAGAAGAATTTATTGCTGATATCGGGGGCATGATCTCAAACTGTATACATCCGGACGATCGGGTTATGGTGGATAGGGAGGTTACCCGCCAGATGGCAGATGGCAGTGAGTATGGGGTCGAGTATCGTATGAAGAAACAGGATGGCTCTTACATCTGGGTGCACGATCTGGGGAGGGCTGTCACCGCGGAAAATGGCAGACAGGCCATTATATCCGTGTGCATCGATATTACGGCTCAGAAAAAGGCTCAGGATGAGGTTATGCATCTCTGTAACAACGTACCCGGCGCGGTGTTTCGCGTCAGGTGTGATGATAATTTTTCTGTTGCAGATGCCAATGATGGTCTGTATGAGCTCCTGGGTTATACCCGGGAAGAGTTCGTCGAACTGGGGAATGGGATGGCTGCTGTAGTTTACCCGGGAGATCTGGGAGCTGTGCGCAAAAAGCTGATGGCGGACAATGGCCGCGGCAACACTATACGGGATGAACACCGGCTGGTCTGCAAGGATGGAAATGTCAAATGGATATCACTGAAAGCCCAGCTGATGCCCGGAGATGACGGAATACTGTATTTCCATGGCGTCTTTGTGGATATTACCGATGAGAAGCTGGCTCAGAGGCAGATACGGGAGCTCTATGAAAAAGAACTGGCCTACTTTGCGCAGGCAGCTTCCACTGAGGGCAGTATTCAGGGCCGTGTCAACGTCACGCAGGACAGAGTCGAGAGCTACCAGTCCACGGACGCCGCTGCCATCGCTCGGACGGGACACACCTATGAACAGGCGATTAGAAAACTGGCAGATTCTGCAGCGGACTCTGAGTATGGCGGATACCTCCGCACTGTACTTGGAAGGGAACGTGTGTTGTCAGATTTTGCCGCCGGAAAAACAGATCATCGTTTTGAGTTTCTGCGGAAGAGAAAAGATGGAGGGATGTTCTGGAGCAAAACAAATTTCAGGTTTCATAAGAATCCGGAAAACAAAGATGTGATTGCTTTCTTTTATACCATTGATATGACAGAGCAAAAAATGCAGGAGCAGCTCCTGAGCAAAGTGACCGAGCTGGATTACGAGATCATTTCCGATATCGACATCCGCAATGACGCTTACCAGGTCGTGTCCTTTTGCCCCGGCGTAGAGAACATGATGCCAAAAAAAGGGCGGTTCCAGGCGGAGGCCAGAACGATCGCCGCAACTATTATGGATGAGTCTGAGGGGAGTGAGTATCTCAAAAAACTGGATTTTGTTTATATGCAGAAGGAGTTAGCTGAACATGGCAGCTACAGTTTTATGGCGAAGACATGTGACGGATATGGAAATTACCGGGTTAAGCGGTTTCAGGTCTTTTATATCAGCCGGGAGCTTGGGCGCGTATGCATTGCCCGCACAGATGTCACTGATATCATCAGCCAGGAACAGCAGCAGAAAGAAGCTCTGGCATCCGCTTTAACCGCAGCCAGGCAGGCCAACGCAGCCAAAACAGATTTCCTTTCCCGTATGAGTCATGAAATCCGCACCCCCATGAACGCTATTATCGGTATGAGTGCCATCGCTGCTAAGGCCATTGGCAATGATGAGCAGGTTTCGGAGTGCATTTCAAAGATTGGGATTTCCTCCCGTTTTTTACTTTCCCTCATCAATGACATCCTGGATATGAGCCGGATTGAGAGCGGAAAAATGCTTTTGAAAAATGAGAGAATACCCATAGAGGATTTTCTAAGCAGCCTTAGTACTATCTGCTACAGCCAGGCGGCGGCAAAAGATGTGGATTACGAATGCATCACAGACCCAACGATGGATGATTATTATATGGGGGACGCCATGAAGCTGCAGCAGGTCCTGATCAATATCCTGTCCAACGCCATTAAGTTTACCGGTGAGGGAGGCAAAGTCACTTTCTCCGTCGGGGTACACAGGAAAATCAAGAATGGTGCTGAACTGCGTTTTATCATCAACGATACAGGAATCGGCATCGATGAGGAATTTCTCCAGTATATGTTCGAACCTTTTGCACAGGAATCCATGGGCACCACAGCGCTGTATGGAGGCACGGGACTGGGCCTGGCCATTTCAAAGAGTATCGTAGATCTGATGGGGGGAAAGATCATCGTTCGCTCCATCAAGGGAATCGGGTCGGAATTCACCGTGGATGTTCCGGTGGGGATTACGGATGAAGAAATGGTGCGCCGCAGCAGAAAAAAGACAAATCCCAATTTTTCTGCACTGAGGACACTGGTCGTCGATGATGATGTAGCTGTGTGTGAAAGCGCAGTGCTCACACTCAGAGAAATGGGAGTCACTGCGGAATGGGTGGACAGCGGCCAAAAGGCCATCGAACAGGTACGTAAGCTGCATGAGGCTGGCAAATACTACGATATGATCCTCATCGACTGGAAGATGCCTGATATGGACGGCATCGAGACCGCCCGCCGTATCCGTGCTGATGCAGGGCCGGAGGTGACCATCATCATCATGACTGCATACGACTGGTCAAACATAGAGCATGAGGCCAGGATGGCAGGAGTCAACCTGCTGATGAGCAAGCCAATGTTCAAATCCTCCCTGATTTCCGCCTTTTCCAGAGCGCTTGGCGAAAAGGAGGAGACCGGGGCAGAGGACAATTCAGCTCTGTTTGATTTTACCGGCCGCCGGGTTCTGCTCGTCGAGGACAATGCCATCAACACAGAAGTGGCTATGGTCCTGCTGGAGAGTAAGGGCTTTGCTGTGGATACGGCGGAAAACGGATTGCGTGCCATCGAGATGTTCAGTAAGTCCGAAGCGGGCAGTTATGACGCTGTCCTCATGGACATCCGGATGCCCCAGATGGATGGGCTTACGGCGGCCAATAACATCCGGCATATGACCAATGCTGATGCCGGTACGATTCCTATCATTGCAATGACCGCCAACGCCTTTGACGAAGACGTAGAAAAGAGCAAAGCGGCCGGGATGAATGCACATCTGGCAAAACCCATCGAGCCGGAGCGGCTGTTTCAGGTCCTGCATGATTTTATTGCGGGACGGGAGAATGAATAA
- a CDS encoding EAL domain-containing protein, giving the protein MLLNKKILVVEDNEINRAALVAILAPEYTILEAENGSQALSVLEKYGVGISLILLDIYMPVMDGYTFLQHIKADPRVAAVPVIVTTSNDSEEDEVAALAHGATDFLTKPYRPQIILHRIAGITHLRETSALINELRYDRVTGVYSKEFFCQQARDILYGNPDVKYDILCSDIEDFKLINDTFGVAAGDRLLQQVAGLYTQRLGDHGICGRMGADQFACLLEHREDYSDEMFTQSDTRINSGFGDQNVVMKYGIYTVEDREVSVEQICDRALLAAQSIKGKYGRHFALYDDNLRGKLLRRQAITDCMETALDAGQFEVYLQPKYQIWDGWLAGAEALVRWNHPEWGLQPPAEFIPIFERNGFITKLDQYVWEQVCALLQEWDKKGYPAISISVNVSRMDIHNTDLTEVLSSMVQRYGLAPSRLHLEITESAYTETPKRIVETLGCLHKLGFIIEMDDFGSGYSSLNMLTEMPIDVLKLDMKFIHTEITRPSGQGILPFIVSMARWMKLSVVAEGVETREQLERLQLDGCDYAQGYYFAKPMPVRDFEAILSASPPTGVTVSSQSEASAVHRERILLVADEDAEYRAQVRRTFSDRFEVREAVSCEDTLRVLGSSWSEVAAVILSMTLPESGSLRILDAVQKERGGWEVQIIAAGPLELEQYAIEHGAADYAAKPHSQKVLRRRVLRAVSIHSLQERTHVLQDEACRDSMTGLLNRRGLDTITETLRREAASAVFMFDLDELKQFNDKYGHVEGDHLIIHFASLLRAHTRADDVLVRLGGDEFLVVMRQMRSLDDALKKGADICHAFYRSRYADLDTAACSAGVALWHDKEPIQEIIRRADEALYAAKNSGRGECMPWKGANEC; this is encoded by the coding sequence ATGTTATTGAATAAAAAGATTTTAGTGGTTGAGGATAATGAGATTAACAGGGCAGCGCTGGTGGCTATCCTGGCACCGGAATATACAATTCTGGAGGCGGAAAACGGGTCGCAGGCGCTTTCTGTTCTGGAGAAATACGGTGTTGGAATATCCCTGATCCTGTTAGATATCTACATGCCCGTCATGGATGGATACACCTTTCTTCAGCACATTAAGGCAGATCCACGTGTCGCTGCTGTCCCGGTCATTGTGACCACGTCAAACGACAGCGAGGAGGACGAGGTGGCGGCTCTGGCCCATGGTGCCACGGATTTTCTCACCAAACCCTACCGCCCCCAGATCATCCTGCACCGGATAGCAGGCATTACCCATCTGCGGGAAACATCTGCTCTTATCAATGAGCTCCGGTATGACCGTGTCACCGGAGTATACAGCAAGGAATTCTTCTGCCAGCAGGCCAGGGACATCCTGTATGGGAATCCGGATGTGAAATATGATATCCTCTGTTCTGACATCGAGGATTTCAAGCTGATCAACGATACCTTCGGTGTTGCAGCCGGTGACCGTCTGCTGCAGCAGGTAGCCGGCCTGTACACGCAGAGGCTGGGGGACCACGGTATCTGCGGGCGGATGGGGGCAGATCAGTTTGCCTGTCTTCTGGAGCATCGGGAAGACTATTCGGATGAGATGTTTACCCAGTCCGATACCAGAATAAACAGCGGCTTCGGCGATCAGAATGTGGTAATGAAGTATGGTATCTATACAGTAGAAGACAGAGAGGTTTCTGTAGAGCAGATATGTGACAGGGCATTGCTGGCTGCGCAGAGCATCAAGGGCAAATATGGCAGACACTTCGCCCTCTACGATGATAACCTGCGCGGCAAGCTGCTGCGCCGCCAGGCCATTACAGACTGTATGGAAACAGCCTTGGATGCTGGACAGTTCGAAGTCTACCTGCAGCCTAAGTATCAGATCTGGGACGGGTGGCTGGCTGGGGCAGAAGCTCTGGTGCGGTGGAACCACCCGGAATGGGGGCTGCAGCCGCCGGCTGAGTTCATCCCCATCTTTGAGCGCAACGGCTTTATCACAAAACTGGACCAGTATGTCTGGGAGCAGGTCTGCGCTCTTCTGCAGGAGTGGGATAAGAAAGGCTATCCCGCTATCAGCATTTCGGTCAATGTCTCACGGATGGATATTCACAACACAGACCTGACGGAGGTTCTGAGCTCTATGGTTCAGCGCTACGGACTGGCGCCTTCCCGCCTCCATCTGGAGATAACAGAAAGCGCTTATACAGAGACCCCAAAGCGGATCGTAGAAACTCTGGGGTGTCTGCACAAGCTGGGATTCATTATCGAGATGGACGATTTCGGCAGCGGTTACTCGTCTCTGAATATGCTCACAGAAATGCCTATCGATGTGCTGAAACTGGATATGAAATTCATACACACTGAGATCACCAGGCCGTCCGGCCAGGGTATCCTGCCGTTTATTGTGAGCATGGCACGCTGGATGAAATTGAGCGTGGTCGCAGAGGGCGTAGAGACCCGGGAGCAGCTGGAGCGGCTTCAGCTTGACGGGTGTGATTATGCCCAGGGTTACTACTTCGCAAAACCTATGCCTGTCAGGGATTTCGAAGCAATACTGAGTGCGTCTCCGCCAACCGGGGTCACGGTGAGCAGTCAGAGTGAAGCCTCAGCAGTGCACAGAGAAAGAATCCTGCTGGTGGCAGACGAGGACGCAGAATATCGTGCCCAGGTGCGCAGGACGTTTTCTGACAGGTTTGAGGTGCGTGAGGCTGTCAGTTGTGAGGACACTCTCAGAGTGCTGGGGAGCAGCTGGTCTGAAGTGGCAGCTGTAATCCTGAGCATGACGCTGCCTGAGTCGGGCAGCTTACGCATCCTGGATGCGGTACAGAAGGAGCGGGGAGGATGGGAGGTTCAGATCATTGCGGCGGGGCCGTTGGAACTGGAGCAGTATGCAATAGAGCACGGAGCCGCCGACTATGCGGCAAAACCACACAGCCAGAAAGTTCTGCGCAGAAGAGTACTGCGGGCTGTCAGTATTCATTCCCTTCAGGAGAGGACGCATGTGCTGCAGGATGAGGCCTGCCGGGATTCCATGACAGGCCTTCTCAACCGCCGGGGGCTGGACACTATAACAGAAACGCTGAGGCGGGAGGCGGCTTCAGCGGTCTTTATGTTTGATCTGGATGAACTGAAGCAATTTAATGATAAGTACGGACATGTGGAAGGTGATCATCTGATCATTCACTTTGCTTCCCTGCTGCGCGCACATACGCGTGCGGATGACGTGCTGGTACGGCTGGGGGGAGACGAGTTCCTCGTGGTAATGCGGCAGATGCGCTCTCTGGACGACGCCCTGAAAAAGGGGGCAGACATCTGTCATGCCTTTTACAGGAGCCGCTATGCCGATCTGGATACAGCGGCGTGCTCTGCCGGCGTCGCGCTCTGGCACGACAAAGAGCCAATACAGGAAATCATTCGGCGGGCCGATGAAGCACTGTACGCTGCAAAAAACAGCGGCAGGGGCGAGTGCATGCCATGGAAGGGAGCAAACGAATGTTGA
- a CDS encoding sensor domain-containing diguanylate cyclase: MRRKYTSREYFMIFMCAAAVLIVVSVTFYIYGSSQNRQFELMEKETQTKSAMLQSQKIQTDIAQLEGRLSAVSEMVIASDLDPEDEWLDNYLVHISEKETLINKAVYVSMDDLRQNLSRPEVPDEAEDTYKALMNGQRVYTEIIYSHRLSDYYFGIAEPVLRNGEAIGTIRCTIPASELVQTESLSMLPLPDNQFIVDSDGTVLFSYGSLDLTGSSLFDFLEAEFSPTHQENTKLKQGMQEKYTVTESAGGYFVTSSPLFVHHWNLVQFASKGSMQQISDKLLLHTVILCLIISMVLIGMVCIMLKNIYTKNSSIAFQQKKTASLATVFDVLLLEYDPGRDQMVLTPGDNCVYALDNLVITKCRDHHFNNVHPDDLETFVEFIRSPRAAAFELRLLGKDGRWIWSDCQMLPVSMNKKDVSYAGKIFDIHERKLRELKLMEENIRDSMTGLMNRTALKEYVTMLLDRKTAGFFFMIDIDNFKAVNDTYGHAAGDEMICRFSEVLRDTFRETDLIGRVGGDEFTVYMPGTGSKRLAAEKAKNILDGLAFLSEREGILISASIGIARYPDDGTDYEELLRKSDKAMYDAKRGGKNNFSFCKTILIC, from the coding sequence ATGAGACGTAAATATACCTCCAGAGAATATTTCATGATATTTATGTGTGCAGCTGCAGTGCTCATAGTTGTGTCCGTCACGTTTTATATCTACGGCAGCTCCCAAAACCGGCAGTTTGAATTAATGGAGAAAGAGACACAGACCAAGAGTGCGATGCTGCAGTCTCAGAAGATTCAGACAGATATCGCGCAGCTGGAGGGACGTCTGTCAGCCGTATCTGAAATGGTCATTGCATCTGATCTGGATCCGGAAGATGAATGGCTGGACAATTATCTGGTGCATATCAGTGAAAAGGAGACACTTATCAATAAAGCTGTATATGTTTCTATGGACGATCTGCGTCAAAATCTCAGCCGGCCAGAGGTTCCGGATGAGGCGGAAGACACCTACAAAGCGCTGATGAATGGACAGAGGGTATATACTGAAATTATATATTCGCACCGCCTGTCCGATTACTACTTTGGCATTGCAGAGCCCGTACTGAGAAACGGCGAGGCGATCGGAACTATCCGCTGCACGATTCCCGCATCCGAACTGGTGCAGACGGAAAGCCTGTCGATGCTGCCGCTGCCGGATAATCAGTTCATCGTTGACTCGGACGGAACAGTTCTTTTCAGCTATGGCAGCCTGGACCTGACAGGAAGCAGCCTGTTTGATTTTCTCGAGGCAGAGTTTTCACCAACTCATCAGGAGAACACGAAACTGAAGCAGGGCATGCAGGAGAAATACACAGTCACCGAGTCTGCCGGCGGATATTTTGTGACAAGCAGCCCTCTTTTTGTCCACCACTGGAACCTGGTTCAGTTTGCATCGAAAGGCAGTATGCAGCAGATCTCTGATAAATTGCTTTTGCACACGGTCATCCTATGTCTTATCATCAGTATGGTATTGATCGGCATGGTTTGTATTATGCTGAAAAACATCTATACGAAAAACAGCAGTATCGCTTTTCAGCAAAAAAAGACTGCTTCCCTGGCGACAGTCTTTGATGTGCTTCTGCTTGAATATGATCCCGGCAGGGATCAGATGGTGTTAACGCCTGGGGACAATTGTGTCTATGCACTCGATAATCTGGTTATCACAAAATGCAGGGACCATCATTTTAACAATGTTCATCCCGATGACCTGGAAACATTTGTGGAGTTTATCCGCAGCCCGCGGGCGGCAGCGTTCGAGCTGCGCCTTCTGGGAAAGGACGGCCGATGGATCTGGTCTGACTGCCAGATGCTGCCGGTTTCCATGAACAAAAAAGATGTCTCTTATGCGGGAAAGATCTTTGACATACACGAGCGAAAGCTGAGGGAACTAAAGCTTATGGAGGAGAATATCAGAGACAGTATGACCGGACTGATGAACAGGACTGCGCTGAAAGAATATGTAACCATGCTGCTTGACAGGAAAACTGCAGGTTTCTTTTTTATGATCGATATCGACAACTTTAAAGCGGTGAATGACACGTACGGGCATGCCGCAGGCGATGAGATGATCTGCAGATTTTCTGAGGTGCTGAGAGATACGTTCCGGGAGACTGATCTGATCGGCAGGGTCGGCGGTGACGAATTTACGGTTTACATGCCTGGAACGGGGAGTAAGAGGCTTGCAGCTGAAAAGGCAAAAAATATACTGGATGGATTAGCTTTCCTGTCGGAGAGGGAGGGGATTCTTATATCTGCCAGTATAGGAATTGCGCGTTATCCCGATGACGGTACCGATTATGAAGAACTGCTCAGGAAATCTGACAAGGCGATGTACGATGCCAAGCGAGGCGGGAAGAACAACTTTTCTTTCTGCAAAACGATACTGATATGTTAA
- a CDS encoding cobalamin B12-binding domain-containing protein → MSLLMMEQNPEFNELTAEIYTRQLENNQRLRDDLDERARTKMYQDVRYNVDFLCTALKLGDDGIFAKYARWLFQLLCPLMTYCTKEQIRDIMLEHYELIRTCMVKTVSDDRRPRLHRLLDCAIQATAEECESSTPAAVGGGKYEKEISQYLDCLLQSDTKGAMSLITQYVKDGIPLNDIYVDIVAETMTRIGDMWHRHIISVDMEHYSTSITQMALAQLYPVVFGQKRKGHLVLVACVGSELHELGARTVADVFEYNGWDSVYLGAAVPVEALESAVAEHQPDLVVLSVTMPQHLPLCREETVRLRELYPKVRIAVGGNAFSGTDIWKDWNIDVYTRDARELIRWAEKEWERE, encoded by the coding sequence ATGAGTTTACTGATGATGGAACAGAATCCGGAATTTAATGAATTGACGGCTGAGATATATACCCGTCAATTAGAGAACAATCAGCGCCTGCGGGATGATCTGGATGAACGCGCCCGGACAAAGATGTATCAGGATGTCCGGTACAATGTCGATTTTCTCTGCACGGCGTTGAAGCTCGGTGACGATGGCATATTTGCGAAATATGCGCGGTGGCTCTTCCAGCTGCTCTGTCCGCTGATGACCTACTGCACGAAGGAGCAGATCAGGGATATCATGCTGGAGCATTATGAACTGATCAGAACCTGTATGGTGAAGACGGTTTCTGATGACCGGCGTCCGAGGCTTCACCGGCTCCTGGACTGCGCCATTCAGGCCACTGCAGAGGAATGTGAGAGCAGTACTCCCGCCGCTGTGGGCGGAGGGAAATACGAAAAGGAAATCTCGCAGTATCTGGACTGCCTTCTGCAGTCCGATACCAAAGGAGCCATGAGCCTGATAACACAATATGTGAAGGACGGCATTCCACTGAATGATATCTATGTCGATATTGTCGCCGAAACCATGACGAGAATCGGCGATATGTGGCACCGGCATATCATTTCTGTAGATATGGAGCATTACAGCACCTCGATTACCCAGATGGCACTGGCTCAGCTCTACCCGGTCGTGTTCGGGCAGAAACGCAAAGGACATCTGGTCCTTGTCGCCTGTGTGGGCAGTGAGCTGCATGAGCTGGGAGCACGCACTGTGGCGGACGTCTTTGAATATAATGGATGGGACAGCGTCTATCTGGGAGCGGCCGTACCCGTAGAAGCGCTGGAGTCTGCCGTCGCGGAGCACCAGCCTGATCTGGTTGTGCTTTCGGTTACGATGCCCCAGCATCTCCCGCTGTGCAGGGAGGAAACTGTCAGGCTGCGTGAACTGTACCCGAAAGTCCGGATTGCTGTCGGCGGAAATGCTTTTTCCGGCACAGACATTTGGAAAGACTGGAACATCGATGTGTACACCCGGGATGCAAGAGAACTGATCAGATGGGCGGAGAAGGAATGGGAGAGAGAATGA
- a CDS encoding putative bifunctional diguanylate cyclase/phosphodiesterase yields the protein MGGEGMGERMMIGYAALCDCHGRVERVIRNTALWPAMEGQNIRDFFPDTAKMDELFAKDLSHGASVRLRGSGDEKRDIFLTAVSLDNNMLVLIYDIRSFTQLPQLVELVLSAAHVPEVIGQEPYGAGYYEIQKLNSQLINYQRTLAKSNVRLQNLLDEVREAKYTIEALEQDTLTGLLTEKAFYSRAQAVLEQHAGDKFYIIAVDIEQFKIVNDVFGTKTGDRLLMDLGICLLGFKTDDLALITRARADTYFALLPCSDSILQLLDQNIGNFMESYPLPMRLQAKIGIYQVDNKELSIARMCDRALMAAESVKGNYNLECTMFNDTMHEKMMLEQKIINTMVESLNSGDFYVYLQPKVEVGTGRLTGAEALVRWMHPEFGFITPADFIPVFEKNGFIYSLDLYVWRKCCEMLRNWKDMGLQVFPLSVNVSRTDFYHENLPEILSGLIGEFDLDPEELHLEITETACARDSEQLLRVIKCLKQKGFIIEMDDFGSGYSSLNTLSELPIDVMKLDLKFLNQAEHDLRQQKVMEFVINLADSLRLQVIAEGVETEAQAAFLKKMGCRHAQGYLYGRPMPEGEFVHHLCEKSVDSFREPDS from the coding sequence ATGGGCGGAGAAGGAATGGGAGAGAGAATGATGATTGGCTATGCAGCTTTATGCGACTGTCACGGGCGGGTCGAACGAGTCATTCGCAATACAGCTCTTTGGCCGGCGATGGAGGGTCAAAATATCAGAGATTTTTTTCCTGATACAGCCAAGATGGATGAGCTGTTTGCAAAGGATTTAAGTCATGGAGCGTCTGTCCGTCTGAGGGGATCCGGGGATGAAAAGAGAGATATTTTTCTGACAGCCGTATCATTGGATAACAACATGCTTGTCCTTATATATGATATCCGGTCGTTTACCCAGCTTCCACAGCTGGTGGAGCTTGTCCTTTCCGCAGCGCATGTTCCTGAAGTGATTGGACAGGAGCCATATGGTGCGGGATATTATGAGATACAAAAACTCAACAGCCAGCTCATCAATTATCAGCGGACGCTTGCCAAATCAAATGTGCGTCTGCAGAATCTGCTGGATGAAGTGAGAGAGGCAAAGTACACCATTGAGGCGCTGGAACAAGACACACTCACCGGTCTGCTGACGGAAAAGGCTTTCTACTCCAGGGCACAAGCTGTGTTAGAACAACATGCAGGTGACAAATTTTATATTATAGCAGTGGATATCGAACAGTTTAAAATTGTAAATGACGTTTTCGGAACAAAGACCGGAGACCGGCTGTTGATGGACCTGGGCATATGTCTTTTGGGGTTTAAGACTGACGATCTGGCGCTTATCACCAGGGCAAGGGCAGACACGTATTTTGCACTTCTGCCGTGCAGTGATTCCATTCTGCAGCTGTTAGACCAAAATATCGGAAATTTTATGGAGAGTTATCCTCTGCCCATGCGTCTGCAGGCGAAGATCGGAATATACCAGGTGGACAATAAGGAGCTTTCCATTGCCAGAATGTGCGACCGTGCATTGATGGCGGCTGAGAGTGTGAAGGGAAACTATAACCTCGAATGTACCATGTTTAACGACACGATGCATGAAAAGATGATGCTGGAGCAAAAAATAATCAACACGATGGTTGAGTCTCTGAACAGTGGAGACTTCTACGTTTATCTGCAGCCCAAGGTGGAAGTCGGGACAGGCAGACTGACGGGTGCGGAGGCACTGGTACGCTGGATGCACCCGGAATTTGGTTTCATTACACCGGCAGATTTCATTCCGGTATTTGAGAAAAACGGATTTATTTATTCCCTGGATCTGTATGTCTGGAGAAAATGCTGCGAGATGCTTCGCAACTGGAAAGATATGGGGCTGCAGGTGTTTCCGCTGTCCGTAAATGTGTCTCGGACAGATTTTTATCATGAGAATCTTCCGGAAATCTTATCCGGCCTAATCGGTGAATTTGACCTGGACCCGGAAGAACTCCATCTTGAGATTACAGAGACGGCCTGCGCCAGGGATTCCGAACAGCTGCTCAGAGTAATAAAATGCCTGAAACAGAAAGGATTTATTATTGAGATGGATGATTTTGGAAGTGGATATTCTTCCCTCAACACGCTGTCAGAACTGCCCATTGATGTGATGAAGCTGGACTTGAAATTTCTCAATCAGGCTGAGCACGATCTGCGTCAGCAGAAGGTTATGGAGTTTGTCATCAATCTGGCCGATTCACTGCGGCTGCAGGTGATTGCGGAGGGCGTGGAGACCGAAGCGCAGGCGGCTTTTTTAAAGAAGATGGGCTGTCGTCACGCACAGGGATATCTGTACGGCCGTCCCATGCCGGAAGGAGAGTTCGTGCATCATCTATGTGAAAAATCAGTAGATTCGTTCCGGGAGCCAGACTCATGA